From Anaerohalosphaera lusitana, one genomic window encodes:
- a CDS encoding PSP1 domain-containing protein — protein sequence MSSNEKQKGQKHKKSMLVRFGKMGYVGWFEHGETNISNQRDQVVIKTHRGLELGSIINPHCHKHGQFRCSKEEVNQYYEGASKDYPMTRGGTFVRYATQEDIMEARHLDSSAQKELKTCQEFAKEMGLPMKLVDAEHLLGGERIVLYFTSDTRIDFRELVKRLAREYQTRIELRQIGARDEARLISDYETCGQECCCRRFLKILAPVNMRMAKLQKATLDPSKISGHCGRLKCCLRYEHDTYKDLKKRLPKRGTIVKTEAGEGRVVDTSILTQLVVVQYPNSNREAVPVDEIEIVGKPGSRDKGQAKDGKQDEGRDQKQAGDKGKETEARDTRSEKQQQKPKSKRRRRRKRKDNRNTDRNESSQSNSSGDRPDNSQAKDSV from the coding sequence ATGAGCAGTAACGAAAAACAAAAGGGCCAGAAGCACAAAAAGAGCATGCTGGTTCGCTTCGGCAAGATGGGCTATGTGGGCTGGTTCGAGCATGGCGAGACGAACATAAGCAATCAGCGTGATCAGGTAGTGATCAAGACCCACCGCGGGCTTGAGCTTGGGAGCATCATTAATCCGCACTGCCATAAGCACGGACAGTTCAGATGCTCCAAGGAAGAAGTAAATCAGTATTATGAAGGTGCTTCCAAGGATTATCCGATGACGCGGGGCGGGACCTTCGTTCGCTACGCCACGCAGGAAGACATAATGGAAGCTCGCCACCTGGATTCGTCCGCGCAGAAAGAGCTGAAGACCTGCCAGGAGTTCGCCAAAGAGATGGGGCTGCCGATGAAGCTCGTCGATGCGGAACACTTGCTCGGCGGTGAGCGGATCGTGCTTTATTTTACGAGTGACACGCGGATCGATTTCCGTGAGCTGGTCAAGAGGCTTGCACGCGAATACCAGACACGGATCGAGCTGCGGCAGATCGGCGCACGTGACGAGGCGAGGCTGATCAGCGATTATGAAACGTGCGGTCAGGAATGCTGCTGTCGGAGGTTCTTGAAGATTCTTGCGCCGGTCAATATGCGGATGGCGAAGCTGCAGAAGGCGACGCTGGACCCGTCGAAGATATCGGGGCATTGCGGGAGGCTCAAATGCTGCCTGCGGTATGAGCACGACACGTATAAGGATCTCAAGAAACGTTTGCCCAAACGCGGTACGATCGTGAAGACCGAGGCCGGCGAGGGCAGGGTTGTCGACACGAGCATTCTGACGCAGTTGGTTGTCGTGCAGTATCCGAATTCGAATCGCGAGGCTGTGCCGGTTGACGAGATAGAGATAGTCGGCAAGCCCGGAAGCAGGGACAAGGGCCAGGCCAAGGACGGTAAACAGGATGAGGGCAGAGATCAGAAGCAGGCCGGCGACAAGGGTAAAGAGACTGAGGCGCGTGATACGCGTTCGGAGAAGCAGCAGCAGAAACCGAAGAGCAAGCGTCGCAGAAGGCGGAAGAGGAAGGATAACAGGAATACTGACCGCAATGAGAGTTCGCAGAGCAACAGCTCCGGCGACCGACCTGATAACTCGCAGGCTAAAGACAGCGTATAA
- a CDS encoding ATP-binding protein, whose protein sequence is MSLKDIFCQDKPISTLQNAYAAGRLAHGYIFAGPDGVGRYKTAREWAKVLLCQEPVSGQTEDGKFYDSCGVCESCKLFEGDGHPDFHHVYKELVRFTEKGKNKKTPVQMPIDVIREFLIEKVAAKPKVSESTVYVLSESEKLNAESQNALLKVLEEPPGHCSIILLCSRLEKLLPTTLSRCQVLRFGDIDEQKIVERLAANGVEQTEATFWARFSDGSIGNAMEWAALELKNDSCYKIKQILVKGLARHQLSRSLDFAEWLSNSSKSISAAWADVDENTSKTDLNRRAQKGLIRMMIAFFKDVMRMQAGLEDNLVNSDQMQEVKTMASRIDPDQAAKNIEKACENMIWVEKNVNERLIFEDLLLNYAGCGRM, encoded by the coding sequence GTGAGTCTAAAGGATATATTCTGTCAGGACAAGCCAATCTCGACGCTGCAGAATGCATACGCGGCAGGCAGGCTGGCGCACGGATATATATTTGCCGGGCCGGACGGCGTGGGCAGATACAAGACCGCGCGGGAATGGGCGAAGGTGCTGTTGTGCCAGGAGCCGGTCAGCGGGCAAACAGAGGACGGTAAGTTTTATGACAGTTGCGGGGTATGCGAGTCGTGCAAGCTGTTCGAGGGTGACGGGCATCCCGATTTTCACCATGTTTACAAGGAGCTGGTGCGGTTCACGGAGAAGGGCAAGAATAAAAAGACGCCCGTGCAGATGCCTATCGATGTGATACGCGAGTTTCTGATCGAAAAAGTGGCTGCTAAGCCGAAGGTCAGCGAGTCGACGGTTTATGTGCTTAGCGAAAGCGAAAAGCTTAATGCCGAGAGTCAAAACGCCCTGCTGAAGGTGCTCGAAGAGCCGCCGGGACACTGCAGCATCATTCTGCTGTGCAGCAGGCTGGAAAAACTGCTGCCGACGACGCTGTCGCGGTGCCAGGTCCTGCGTTTTGGCGATATAGATGAGCAGAAGATCGTCGAGCGACTGGCTGCGAATGGAGTTGAGCAGACGGAGGCGACTTTCTGGGCAAGGTTCAGCGACGGCAGCATCGGGAATGCGATGGAATGGGCCGCGCTGGAGCTGAAAAACGACAGTTGCTACAAGATAAAGCAGATTTTGGTGAAGGGTCTGGCAAGACATCAGTTATCCAGATCGCTCGATTTCGCGGAATGGCTTTCAAACAGCTCCAAGAGCATCAGTGCGGCCTGGGCGGATGTAGACGAAAATACGAGTAAGACGGACCTGAATCGAAGGGCTCAGAAGGGTCTTATCAGGATGATGATCGCATTTTTCAAGGATGTTATGCGAATGCAGGCCGGTCTGGAGGACAATCTGGTGAACAGTGACCAGATGCAGGAAGTAAAGACCATGGCGTCGAGGATTGACCCTGATCAAGCTGCAAAGAATATCGAAAAGGCGTGTGAAAACATGATCTGGGTCGAAAAGAACGTCAATGAAAGATTGATCTTCGAGGATTTGTTGCTGAACTATGCCGGTTGTGGTAGAATGTAG
- the tmk gene encoding dTMP kinase, whose protein sequence is MTNRFDGKFIVLDGPDGCGKSTQAELLAEHIRSNGSEVVGFRDPGTTVIGEKIREILLDVDHAGMADNVEVLLYMAARAQLWKEKIGPALREGKCVVMDRWISSTCAYQGWAGGFGVKKVIKLGEDCLERVWPDVTVVLDVDLETAAGRMNRELDRMEQKGQAYHMKVREGFLELAKMSDTVEVADASRTVEQVQADVVIAVEKHLGGAK, encoded by the coding sequence GTGACGAACAGATTTGACGGAAAATTTATTGTGCTGGACGGGCCGGACGGCTGCGGAAAGAGTACTCAGGCCGAGCTTCTGGCTGAGCATATTCGAAGCAACGGCAGCGAAGTGGTGGGGTTTCGCGATCCGGGTACGACGGTCATAGGTGAGAAGATCCGCGAGATACTGCTGGATGTCGATCATGCGGGCATGGCGGACAATGTCGAGGTGCTGCTGTATATGGCGGCGCGAGCGCAGCTATGGAAGGAGAAGATCGGACCTGCATTGCGGGAAGGCAAGTGCGTGGTCATGGACCGCTGGATATCTAGCACGTGCGCGTACCAGGGCTGGGCGGGCGGATTCGGCGTGAAGAAAGTGATCAAGCTGGGCGAGGACTGCCTGGAGCGGGTCTGGCCTGACGTGACGGTGGTGCTGGACGTGGATCTGGAGACCGCGGCGGGGAGGATGAATCGTGAGCTTGACAGGATGGAGCAGAAAGGGCAGGCTTATCATATGAAGGTTCGTGAGGGCTTTCTTGAACTGGCGAAGATGAGCGATACGGTCGAGGTTGCGGACGCATCGAGAACGGTTGAGCAGGTGCAGGCGGACGTTGTCATCGCGGTTGAAAAGCATCTGGGAGGAGCGAAGTGA
- a CDS encoding DNA polymerase III subunit alpha → MANTGFTHLHLHTQYSLLDGAVAPDKLFARCKELGMDSVAITDHGNMYGAIDFYLKAQAAGIKPIIGIEAYLAGDSRKSREKDQFGETAYHLILLAENTTGYHNLLKLSTLSYTEGFYYKPRVDKEILAEHSDGIICTSACIAGEVARAVEKGDLERAVEMAKSYRDIFGENNFFVEIQDHTGTDLPDIRGEMVEVAKKAGVGVVATNDVHFLNAEDHEAHDALTCISTGKRVTDENRMIYPKSLYLKSPEEMREQFAKTPEACDNTLAIAERCNVEIDLDSQHAPVYTPKDGSTPEEMFRKLVYDGAKEKYGEITSEIEDRLEREIDVIAGKGFASYFLINWDFCNYARENHIPVGARGSAVGTAVGYCMGICDVDPLKYDLLFERFMDPERNEMPDIDIDICQDGRQKVLEYVRDKYGDIAQITTFGTMKAKAVVRDVCRVLDVPLGEADRLAKLIPNDLKMTLDKALEAEPELKEGYNTDPQTRKVFDIGRKLEGLTRHASVHACGVVIADEPLANFLPLYKTGDSDEMITQYEGPWVEKAGLLKMDFLGLRTLSIIERAVQLVKDAHGVEIDPEKVDITDQRVFNEVFGSGKTKGVFQFESGGMQDLLMKLKPDRLEDLIAANALYRPGPMALIPDYIKRKHGADWEVPHPIMREVLEETFGIMVYQEQVMRICNRLGDIKLRAAYTLIKAIGKKKLKVIAQAKEQFVKGCVSKGLTEEQANEIFDLIEKFAGYGFNKSHATRYSFVAYQTAYLKTYYPVEFMAALLTYEQGNTDKIVDYIDECKSMGISVLPPDINESFSDFTVVYNEDESGEKKGNIRFGLGAVKGVGLKAVEQMIETRERVGKFKSLYHFCENVDLRAVNKQVIDSLIKAGAFDQLSGSRAQMIAGLEHAMQAGAQMQADVQSGQMNFFGAGGFAGNGEEDRKDEHLPNVPPWPEMQMLKYEKDVLGFYVTSNPLSKHAQELRAYSNTNTAGLKQRKEGSEVVVGGMVKSIRNIVTKNGRNAGAKMAVFVLEDLHGTCEVVLFPKTYERIGHLAEVDKVLFVKGTVDTSRENPNVLCDELIPVEEACEKIAAKVWIDIDRAEITEEKISALRMLLENYRGKSPVYVSLTTDNGYKVAMVASKKLAVKPDVEFCNRLEGLVGAEKFELRRA, encoded by the coding sequence ATGGCCAATACGGGATTTACACATCTCCATTTACATACACAGTATTCGCTGCTTGACGGTGCGGTTGCGCCGGACAAGCTGTTCGCCAGGTGCAAGGAGCTGGGCATGGACTCGGTGGCGATCACCGACCACGGGAACATGTACGGAGCGATCGATTTTTACCTCAAAGCACAGGCAGCGGGCATCAAGCCGATCATCGGCATCGAGGCATATCTGGCGGGTGATTCGCGGAAATCGCGGGAAAAGGACCAGTTCGGCGAGACTGCATACCATCTTATACTGCTGGCGGAGAATACTACAGGTTATCACAATCTGCTAAAGCTCAGCACGCTGAGCTACACCGAGGGTTTTTATTATAAGCCCCGTGTTGACAAGGAGATACTGGCGGAGCACAGCGATGGTATCATCTGCACCAGTGCGTGTATCGCGGGTGAAGTTGCGCGGGCGGTAGAAAAAGGCGATCTGGAGCGTGCGGTCGAGATGGCCAAGAGTTATCGAGACATCTTCGGCGAGAACAATTTTTTCGTGGAAATACAGGACCACACGGGGACGGACCTGCCGGACATTCGTGGTGAAATGGTCGAAGTCGCAAAAAAGGCTGGCGTGGGTGTGGTGGCGACTAATGACGTGCACTTTCTCAACGCGGAGGACCACGAGGCGCACGATGCGCTGACGTGCATCAGTACGGGCAAGCGGGTGACCGACGAGAACCGGATGATCTATCCGAAGAGCCTGTATCTCAAGAGCCCGGAGGAGATGCGGGAGCAATTCGCGAAGACTCCGGAGGCTTGTGACAATACCCTGGCGATCGCTGAGAGGTGCAACGTGGAGATCGACCTGGACAGTCAGCACGCACCGGTGTATACGCCCAAGGACGGCAGCACGCCGGAAGAGATGTTCCGCAAGCTGGTTTACGACGGTGCAAAAGAGAAATACGGCGAAATCACGTCCGAGATCGAGGATCGGCTGGAACGCGAGATAGACGTTATCGCGGGCAAGGGCTTTGCGAGCTATTTCCTTATTAACTGGGACTTCTGCAACTACGCACGCGAGAATCATATTCCGGTCGGTGCGAGGGGTAGTGCGGTCGGAACGGCGGTGGGTTACTGCATGGGGATATGCGACGTCGATCCGCTGAAGTACGATCTGCTGTTCGAGCGATTCATGGACCCGGAACGAAATGAGATGCCTGATATTGATATCGATATCTGTCAGGACGGCCGGCAGAAAGTACTGGAATATGTTCGGGACAAGTATGGTGATATCGCGCAGATAACGACGTTCGGGACAATGAAGGCCAAGGCTGTAGTTCGGGACGTCTGCAGGGTGCTGGATGTTCCGCTGGGAGAGGCGGATCGGCTGGCGAAACTGATACCGAACGATCTGAAGATGACGCTGGACAAGGCGCTGGAGGCGGAGCCGGAACTGAAGGAGGGTTACAACACCGATCCGCAGACGCGTAAGGTGTTTGACATTGGGCGAAAGCTGGAAGGGCTGACGCGTCATGCGTCGGTTCACGCGTGCGGTGTCGTGATCGCGGATGAGCCTTTGGCGAACTTTTTGCCTTTGTACAAGACGGGCGATTCGGATGAAATGATCACGCAGTATGAAGGTCCGTGGGTCGAGAAGGCGGGCCTGTTGAAGATGGACTTTTTAGGGCTACGGACGCTGAGTATCATCGAGCGGGCGGTGCAGCTTGTAAAGGATGCGCACGGCGTGGAGATCGATCCGGAGAAGGTGGACATCACGGATCAGCGGGTGTTCAACGAGGTGTTCGGAAGCGGTAAGACGAAGGGCGTGTTCCAGTTTGAATCGGGCGGCATGCAGGATCTGCTGATGAAGCTCAAGCCGGACCGGCTGGAGGACCTTATCGCGGCGAACGCGCTGTATCGGCCCGGTCCGATGGCGCTGATACCGGATTATATCAAACGCAAGCACGGAGCGGACTGGGAAGTGCCGCACCCGATCATGCGTGAGGTGCTCGAAGAGACGTTCGGCATCATGGTGTACCAGGAACAGGTGATGCGTATCTGCAACCGGCTGGGTGATATCAAGCTGCGTGCGGCGTATACGCTGATTAAGGCCATCGGTAAAAAGAAGCTCAAGGTAATCGCCCAGGCGAAAGAGCAGTTCGTCAAGGGCTGTGTGTCGAAGGGACTGACCGAAGAGCAGGCCAATGAGATATTCGATCTGATCGAGAAATTCGCGGGGTACGGCTTTAACAAGAGTCACGCGACGCGGTATTCGTTCGTGGCATATCAGACGGCGTACCTGAAGACTTACTATCCCGTCGAGTTCATGGCGGCGCTGCTGACGTACGAACAGGGCAATACGGACAAGATCGTTGACTACATCGACGAATGCAAGTCGATGGGCATAAGCGTGCTGCCGCCAGACATTAACGAAAGTTTTTCCGATTTCACCGTCGTCTATAACGAGGACGAATCGGGCGAGAAAAAAGGTAACATCCGTTTTGGTCTTGGTGCTGTGAAGGGCGTGGGTCTCAAAGCTGTGGAACAGATGATCGAGACACGCGAGCGGGTGGGCAAGTTCAAGAGTTTGTATCATTTCTGTGAGAACGTCGATCTTCGCGCAGTGAACAAGCAGGTCATCGACTCGCTGATCAAGGCGGGCGCTTTCGATCAGCTCAGCGGTTCGCGTGCGCAGATGATCGCGGGCCTGGAACATGCAATGCAGGCAGGTGCACAGATGCAGGCGGATGTGCAGAGCGGCCAGATGAACTTCTTCGGCGCGGGTGGATTCGCAGGTAATGGTGAGGAGGACCGCAAGGACGAACATCTGCCAAACGTGCCGCCGTGGCCCGAAATGCAGATGCTCAAATATGAAAAGGATGTGCTGGGCTTTTACGTTACGAGCAATCCGCTCAGTAAACACGCGCAGGAGCTGCGGGCGTATTCGAATACTAACACTGCCGGCCTGAAGCAGCGAAAAGAAGGCAGTGAGGTGGTCGTCGGCGGCATGGTAAAATCCATTCGCAACATCGTCACCAAGAACGGACGGAATGCGGGGGCGAAGATGGCGGTCTTCGTGCTGGAGGATTTGCATGGGACCTGTGAGGTCGTGCTGTTTCCCAAGACGTATGAAAGGATCGGGCACCTGGCTGAGGTGGACAAGGTGCTGTTCGTGAAGGGTACGGTGGATACTTCACGCGAGAATCCGAACGTTCTATGTGATGAGCTGATACCGGTCGAGGAAGCTTGCGAGAAGATCGCAGCGAAGGTATGGATCGACATTGACCGGGCGGAGATCACCGAAGAGAAAATTTCGGCGCTGCGGATGCTGCTGGAGAACTATCGAGGCAAGAGCCCGGTGTATGTGAGCCTGACGACGGACAACGGCTATAAGGTGGCGATGGTCGCAAGCAAGAAGCTGGCGGTCAAGCCGGACGTGGAATTCTGCAATCGGCTGGAAGGCCTTGTGGGCGCGGAGAAATTCGAACTGAGACGCGCGTAA